The following proteins are co-located in the Paralichthys olivaceus isolate ysfri-2021 chromosome 10, ASM2471397v2, whole genome shotgun sequence genome:
- the rubcnl gene encoding protein associated with UVRAG as autophagy enhancer isoform X2 — MTSTSVSWCEESFTEWRTSVPSATGTVPLQAPAASRSIPLLLLSPPDTAGGGTTTFLHPPPHLDSCPPQSTPHSSSAPLNSDEDDEDDEDEDDGDGGRAESVRDDSSPLDPDVQSFLLQRSSPVVSRRHRPVSWHGGGASSSCSSPGSLDQPARPTLRTKEDCPLSSSLQDKKQRCVSSHLNHFLTSLFHLPSSGQQALAGEQRGRRPTSCDGPPTSGLSTKHNRHSSGFPEFSADILKMSCDLEKENSHFVVVDLVLEALEAVKWTLSDERRTTDTHTQHDNRQRNTHRRTHEDERGPKSFVSTDRGSADAGGDVTLTLRSAEWLAQRLVLEFRRSWLPSREPRRGRRSLRSSLQELPGTGSVVASGGSLTEEIRLRTRMRGSQSWAPPRLQIIFTVHPTLRRSEVVASQHFLCAGCGTKVEPRYMKKLRYCEYLGRYFCDCCHGGSEAVIPARVLSCWDFNRFPVSNFSKQLLDSVWFLPLFEPSCVSKKLRGRGRGLQRFSELLDQLFSVRKLLKTCRLSERVMTEFEQLPAHLVLQQPPLLSMDDLLRLRKGQLGAQVKAVVHAAIAHVEECELCLARGFICEFCREGNVIFPFQSDTCSRCPVCRTCFHKHCFVEKKCPKCSRIQSRRKQPDGSMKSEN; from the exons ATGACCTCCACATCTGTCAGCTGGTGTGAGGAGTCGTTCACAGAGTGGAGGACATCTGTCCCCTCGGCCACAGGGACGGTCCCCCTGCAGGCTCCAG CTGCTTCAAGATCGattccacttcttcttctgtcgCCACCCGACACCGCCGGAGGAGGAACGACCACATTTCTCCATCCGCCTCCACATCTGGATTCCTGCCCCCCCCAGTCCACCCCACACTCCAGCTCTGCTCCACTCAACAGTGacgaggatgatgaggatgatgaagatgaagatgatggtgatggaggCAGAGCGGAGAGCGTCAGGGACGACTCGTCTCCTCTGGATCCAGACGTCCAGAGCTTCCTCCTCCAGAGGAGCAGTCCCGTCGTCTCCAGACGCCACAGGCCCGTCTCGTGGCACGGGGGAGGAGCCTCCTCATCCTG CTCGTCTCCTGGTTCTCTGGATCAGCCTGCACGTCCCACACTCAGGACGAAGGAGGACTGTCCTCTCTCGTCTTCGCTCCAGGACAAGAAGCAGCGCTGCGTCTCATCTCATCTGAACCATTTTCTGACCTCGCTCTTCCACCTCCCCTCCAGCGGACAGCAGGCATTGGCTGGGGAGCAGAGAGGGCGGCGCCCAACCAGCTGTGATGGCCCTCCCACATCAG gccTCTCTaccaaacacaacagacacagcAGTGGTTTCCCAGAATTCTCTGCAGACATCTTGAAAATGAGCTGTGATCTAGAAAAG GAAAACTCTCATTTCGTGGTGGTGGACCTGGTGCTGGAGGCTCTGGAAGCTGTGAAGTGGACTCTGAGCGACGAGCGACGcacgacagacacacacacacagcacgacaacagacagaggaacacacacagacgcacacatgaAGACGAGCGTGGACCAAAGAGCTTCGTCTCCACTGACCGTGGATCTGCAG ATGCTGGAGGAGACGTGACGCTGACGCTCCGAAG TGCGGAGTGGCTGGCCCAGCGGCTGGTGCTGGAGTTCAGGAGGAGCTGGCTTCCCTCCCGTGAGCCTCGGCGCGGACGGAGAAGCCTCCGCAGCTCGCTTCAGGAA tTACCCGGCACAGGAAGCGTGGTGGCGAGCGGCGGCAGCCTGACGGAGGAGATCAGACTGAGGACCAGGATGAGAGGCTCCCAGAGCTGGGCTCCTCCTCGTCTCCAGATCATCTTCACCGTTCACCCGACGCTCAG ACGCAGTGAAGTCGTGGCCTcacaacacttcctgtgtgcaggATGTGGGACGAAGGTGGAGCCCA gATACATGAAGAAACTGAGGTACTGTGAATACCTGGGCAG GTATTTCTGTGACTGTTGTCACGGCGGCTCGGAGGCTGTGATTCCTGCTCGAGTTCTGTCCTGCTGGGATTTTAACAG ATTCCCTGTGAGTAATTTCTCCAAacagctgctggactcagttTGGTTCCTGCCTCTGTTCGAGCCGAGCTGCGTCAGTAAGAAGCTCCGCGGCCGGGGGAGGGGCCTGCAGAGGTTCAGT GAGTTGCTGGATCAGCTGTTTAGCGTCAGGAAGCTGCTGAAAACCTGCCGATTATCTGAAAG ggtGATGACTGAGTTCGAGCAGCTTCCCGCTCACCTCGTCCTCCAGCAGCCGCCCCTCCTCTCCATGGACGACCTCCTGAGGCTGAGGAAGGGTCAGCTCGGGGCGCAGGTCAAAGCCGTGGTGCACGCCGCCATCGCTCACGTCGAGGAGTGCGAG CTTTGTCTGGCTCGAGGTTTCATCTGTGAATTCTGCAGAGAAGGAAACGTCATCTTTCCCTTTCAGAGCGACACGTGCAGCCGATGTCCAG TTTGCAGGACCTGTTTTCACAAACACTGTTTTGTGGAGAAGAAATGTCCGAAATGTTCACGGATCCAGTCTCGGAGGAAACAACCCGATGGATCCATGAAGAGTGAGAACTGA
- the rubcnl gene encoding protein associated with UVRAG as autophagy enhancer isoform X3 produces MTSTSVSWCEESFTEWRTSVPSATGTVPLQAPAASRSIPLLLLSPPDTAGGGTTTFLHPPPHLDSCPPQSTPHSSSAPLNSDEDDEDDEDEDDGDGGRAESVRDDSSPLDPDVQSFLLQRSSPVVSRRHRPVSWHGGGASSSCSSPGSLDQPARPTLRTKEDCPLSSSLQDKKQRCVSSHLNHFLTSLFHLPSSGQQALAGEQRGRRPTSCDGPPTSGLSTKHNRHSSGFPEFSADILKMSCDLEKENSHFVVVDLVLEALEAVKWTLSDERRTTDTHTQHDNRQRNTHRRTHEDERGPKSFVSTDRGSADAGGDVTLTLRSAEWLAQRLVLEFRRSWLPSREPRRGRRSLRSSLQELPGTGSVVASGGSLTEEIRLRTRMRGSQSWAPPRLQIIFTVHPTLRRSEVVASQHFLCAGCGTKVEPRYMKKLRYCEYLGRYFCDCCHGGSEAVIPARVLSCWDFNRFPVSNFSKQLLDSVWFLPLFEPSCVSKKLRGRGRGLQRFSELLDQLFSVRKLLKTCRLSERVMTEFEQLPAHLVLQQPPLLSMDDLLRLRKGQLGAQVKAVVHAAIAHVEECEFAGPVFTNTVLWRRNVRNVHGSSLGGNNPMDP; encoded by the exons ATGACCTCCACATCTGTCAGCTGGTGTGAGGAGTCGTTCACAGAGTGGAGGACATCTGTCCCCTCGGCCACAGGGACGGTCCCCCTGCAGGCTCCAG CTGCTTCAAGATCGattccacttcttcttctgtcgCCACCCGACACCGCCGGAGGAGGAACGACCACATTTCTCCATCCGCCTCCACATCTGGATTCCTGCCCCCCCCAGTCCACCCCACACTCCAGCTCTGCTCCACTCAACAGTGacgaggatgatgaggatgatgaagatgaagatgatggtgatggaggCAGAGCGGAGAGCGTCAGGGACGACTCGTCTCCTCTGGATCCAGACGTCCAGAGCTTCCTCCTCCAGAGGAGCAGTCCCGTCGTCTCCAGACGCCACAGGCCCGTCTCGTGGCACGGGGGAGGAGCCTCCTCATCCTG CTCGTCTCCTGGTTCTCTGGATCAGCCTGCACGTCCCACACTCAGGACGAAGGAGGACTGTCCTCTCTCGTCTTCGCTCCAGGACAAGAAGCAGCGCTGCGTCTCATCTCATCTGAACCATTTTCTGACCTCGCTCTTCCACCTCCCCTCCAGCGGACAGCAGGCATTGGCTGGGGAGCAGAGAGGGCGGCGCCCAACCAGCTGTGATGGCCCTCCCACATCAG gccTCTCTaccaaacacaacagacacagcAGTGGTTTCCCAGAATTCTCTGCAGACATCTTGAAAATGAGCTGTGATCTAGAAAAG GAAAACTCTCATTTCGTGGTGGTGGACCTGGTGCTGGAGGCTCTGGAAGCTGTGAAGTGGACTCTGAGCGACGAGCGACGcacgacagacacacacacacagcacgacaacagacagaggaacacacacagacgcacacatgaAGACGAGCGTGGACCAAAGAGCTTCGTCTCCACTGACCGTGGATCTGCAG ATGCTGGAGGAGACGTGACGCTGACGCTCCGAAG TGCGGAGTGGCTGGCCCAGCGGCTGGTGCTGGAGTTCAGGAGGAGCTGGCTTCCCTCCCGTGAGCCTCGGCGCGGACGGAGAAGCCTCCGCAGCTCGCTTCAGGAA tTACCCGGCACAGGAAGCGTGGTGGCGAGCGGCGGCAGCCTGACGGAGGAGATCAGACTGAGGACCAGGATGAGAGGCTCCCAGAGCTGGGCTCCTCCTCGTCTCCAGATCATCTTCACCGTTCACCCGACGCTCAG ACGCAGTGAAGTCGTGGCCTcacaacacttcctgtgtgcaggATGTGGGACGAAGGTGGAGCCCA gATACATGAAGAAACTGAGGTACTGTGAATACCTGGGCAG GTATTTCTGTGACTGTTGTCACGGCGGCTCGGAGGCTGTGATTCCTGCTCGAGTTCTGTCCTGCTGGGATTTTAACAG ATTCCCTGTGAGTAATTTCTCCAAacagctgctggactcagttTGGTTCCTGCCTCTGTTCGAGCCGAGCTGCGTCAGTAAGAAGCTCCGCGGCCGGGGGAGGGGCCTGCAGAGGTTCAGT GAGTTGCTGGATCAGCTGTTTAGCGTCAGGAAGCTGCTGAAAACCTGCCGATTATCTGAAAG ggtGATGACTGAGTTCGAGCAGCTTCCCGCTCACCTCGTCCTCCAGCAGCCGCCCCTCCTCTCCATGGACGACCTCCTGAGGCTGAGGAAGGGTCAGCTCGGGGCGCAGGTCAAAGCCGTGGTGCACGCCGCCATCGCTCACGTCGAGGAGTGCGAG TTTGCAGGACCTGTTTTCACAAACACTGTTTTGTGGAGAAGAAATGTCCGAAATGTTCACGGATCCAGTCTCGGAGGAAACAACCCGATGGATCCATGA
- the rubcnl gene encoding protein associated with UVRAG as autophagy enhancer isoform X1, translating to MTSTSVSWCEESFTEWRTSVPSATGTVPLQAPAASRSIPLLLLSPPDTAGGGTTTFLHPPPHLDSCPPQSTPHSSSAPLNSDEDDEDDEDEDDGDGGRAESVRDDSSPLDPDVQSFLLQRSSPVVSRRHRPVSWHGGGASSSCSSPGSLDQPARPTLRTKEDCPLSSSLQDKKQRCVSSHLNHFLTSLFHLPSSGQQALAGEQRGRRPTSCDGPPTSGLSTKHNRHSSGFPEFSADILKMSCDLEKENSHFVVVDLVLEALEAVKWTLSDERRTTDTHTQHDNRQRNTHRRTHEDERGPKSFVSTDRGSADAGGDVTLTLRSAEWLAQRLVLEFRRSWLPSREPRRGRRSLRSSLQELPGTGSVVASGGSLTEEIRLRTRMRGSQSWAPPRLQIIFTVHPTLRRSEVVASQHFLCAGCGTKVEPRYMKKLRYCEYLGRYFCDCCHGGSEAVIPARVLSCWDFNRFPVSNFSKQLLDSVWFLPLFEPSCVSKKLRGRGRGLQRFSELLDQLFSVRKLLKTCRLSERVMTEFEQLPAHLVLQQPPLLSMDDLLRLRKGQLGAQVKAVVHAAIAHVEECELCLARGFICEFCREGNVIFPFQSDTCSRCPGADRAETLLIRESEEAELCRRGQVFTEEVMFPPPNWMCYGSEQNSFSVDVDPDQLVFISVLVFQHFHRFVRETFTDVSED from the exons ATGACCTCCACATCTGTCAGCTGGTGTGAGGAGTCGTTCACAGAGTGGAGGACATCTGTCCCCTCGGCCACAGGGACGGTCCCCCTGCAGGCTCCAG CTGCTTCAAGATCGattccacttcttcttctgtcgCCACCCGACACCGCCGGAGGAGGAACGACCACATTTCTCCATCCGCCTCCACATCTGGATTCCTGCCCCCCCCAGTCCACCCCACACTCCAGCTCTGCTCCACTCAACAGTGacgaggatgatgaggatgatgaagatgaagatgatggtgatggaggCAGAGCGGAGAGCGTCAGGGACGACTCGTCTCCTCTGGATCCAGACGTCCAGAGCTTCCTCCTCCAGAGGAGCAGTCCCGTCGTCTCCAGACGCCACAGGCCCGTCTCGTGGCACGGGGGAGGAGCCTCCTCATCCTG CTCGTCTCCTGGTTCTCTGGATCAGCCTGCACGTCCCACACTCAGGACGAAGGAGGACTGTCCTCTCTCGTCTTCGCTCCAGGACAAGAAGCAGCGCTGCGTCTCATCTCATCTGAACCATTTTCTGACCTCGCTCTTCCACCTCCCCTCCAGCGGACAGCAGGCATTGGCTGGGGAGCAGAGAGGGCGGCGCCCAACCAGCTGTGATGGCCCTCCCACATCAG gccTCTCTaccaaacacaacagacacagcAGTGGTTTCCCAGAATTCTCTGCAGACATCTTGAAAATGAGCTGTGATCTAGAAAAG GAAAACTCTCATTTCGTGGTGGTGGACCTGGTGCTGGAGGCTCTGGAAGCTGTGAAGTGGACTCTGAGCGACGAGCGACGcacgacagacacacacacacagcacgacaacagacagaggaacacacacagacgcacacatgaAGACGAGCGTGGACCAAAGAGCTTCGTCTCCACTGACCGTGGATCTGCAG ATGCTGGAGGAGACGTGACGCTGACGCTCCGAAG TGCGGAGTGGCTGGCCCAGCGGCTGGTGCTGGAGTTCAGGAGGAGCTGGCTTCCCTCCCGTGAGCCTCGGCGCGGACGGAGAAGCCTCCGCAGCTCGCTTCAGGAA tTACCCGGCACAGGAAGCGTGGTGGCGAGCGGCGGCAGCCTGACGGAGGAGATCAGACTGAGGACCAGGATGAGAGGCTCCCAGAGCTGGGCTCCTCCTCGTCTCCAGATCATCTTCACCGTTCACCCGACGCTCAG ACGCAGTGAAGTCGTGGCCTcacaacacttcctgtgtgcaggATGTGGGACGAAGGTGGAGCCCA gATACATGAAGAAACTGAGGTACTGTGAATACCTGGGCAG GTATTTCTGTGACTGTTGTCACGGCGGCTCGGAGGCTGTGATTCCTGCTCGAGTTCTGTCCTGCTGGGATTTTAACAG ATTCCCTGTGAGTAATTTCTCCAAacagctgctggactcagttTGGTTCCTGCCTCTGTTCGAGCCGAGCTGCGTCAGTAAGAAGCTCCGCGGCCGGGGGAGGGGCCTGCAGAGGTTCAGT GAGTTGCTGGATCAGCTGTTTAGCGTCAGGAAGCTGCTGAAAACCTGCCGATTATCTGAAAG ggtGATGACTGAGTTCGAGCAGCTTCCCGCTCACCTCGTCCTCCAGCAGCCGCCCCTCCTCTCCATGGACGACCTCCTGAGGCTGAGGAAGGGTCAGCTCGGGGCGCAGGTCAAAGCCGTGGTGCACGCCGCCATCGCTCACGTCGAGGAGTGCGAG CTTTGTCTGGCTCGAGGTTTCATCTGTGAATTCTGCAGAGAAGGAAACGTCATCTTTCCCTTTCAGAGCGACACGTGCAGCCGATGTCCAGgtgcagacagagcagagacgCTTCTGATCCGTGAGAGTGAAGAAGCTGAATTATGTCGTAGAGGCCAAGTGTTTactgaggaggttatgtttccacccCCGAACtggatgtgttatgggtcagaGCAGAACTCGTTCAGTGTGGATGTTGATCCGGATCAGTTGGTTTTTATCTCTGTCttagtttttcaacattttcacagatttgtaAGAGAAACATTCACGGATgtttcagaggactga